In Paraburkholderia terrae, the DNA window TGCGCGAAAAATTGCCTATCCAGTTGATCGGCGTCGAACCGGGCGTGAAGCCCGCGGCGTTGCAGTCGAAATCGCGCGTGGCGGGCGTGCTGGCGACCCGCGTGACGCTGCGCAGCGCCCGCTTCCAAGGGTTGCTCGAACGCTACGCCAGTGACTGCCGTTTTCTGTGCCAGCCGGGCCACGGCCTCGTGGAGGCGGTCGAGCGCTGTGACATCGGCTCGCCCGAATTGCGCGCGCTGATCGAAAGCTACCTTCAGCCGATGCTCGACGCCGGCGCCGATACGCTGGTGCTCGGCTGCACGCACTACCCGTTTCTCGATGCGGCGATCCGCGATATCGCCGGTGACCGGCTGACGCTGATCGACACGAGCGTCGCGATCGCCCGGCAACTGGAGCGCGTGCTCGACCAGCAAGGGCTGCGTTCGCCTGCGCGCGACGCCGTGCCGCAGCCGCGGTTCTGCTCGACCAGCGACGGCGCGCACCTCAAACAGCTCGCGGCGACGCTGCTCGACATCGATGCGCCCGTCGAGCGCGTGCATATTCCGTCGCGCCGTACGATCACGCCGGATTCGCACGCCGCCTGAGGCTGGCGGACGATGCCGTCCCGCCGACGGTTTCCATGCGTCGCCACCGCATCAAATACGCCGCCGAGCGACGGAAACCCGCCCCCACAACGCCCCACCGCCACTTGAACGATCGCGCGGCGCCGGACGAAACCCTTCTAACAGGCTGGTTTTGTTACAAAATTTTGCCTGGGAGGCTTGCCAAACCGACCAAACAAAATGATAATAATTCGCATTAACGTTAGCTATCGCGAGCTGTCATGATTGTCTGCGTGTGCAAGTCAGTGTCCGACCGGAAAATCCGTGCAACGATCGCCGAAGGCGTCGATTCATTCGACGAGCTTCAGTTCGAGCTAGGCGTCGCCATGTGCTGCGGCAAGTGCGAGGAGTCCGTTCGGGACGTGATGGCGCAAAGCGGCGTCTGCGCGAGCCGCTGTGGCGTCGAGCATCACACACAAACGGCGCCGCTGACGTTCTACGAACGCAAGGCCGCCTGAAGTCCATTCCCGGCCTTTGACGCATTTCAAGAAAGTGCTTCGAAAAGCGTGCCATTATCGGGCGCTGTAATTCATTCGTTTCCGCCGTCAGCAAGCCAGTCCGACACCAGCCAGCGACGCCATTCTTCGAGGAGTTCGAGATGGAATTGCTGATCGGTTTTCTGACCACCGTTTGTATTTCGTTGCTGATATTCCGAACATGACGCTGTTTTGCATGACGTGCTGCATTGCCGGCGCGCCGCCACGCTAACCATGCAGGCCACGCCTTCTCTCCCAACCGGCTTCGCGCCGGACGCTTCCGCCCGCATCAACCCGCGTATCGCCACGGTGACGGGGATCGTCATCGGACTTCACGTCATCGCGCTCGCTATTGCGTTCACGGTGCGTACGGTCACACCGTTGCCGGTCGAAACGCCGCGTACGATCACAGCGGAGCTGCTGCCGCCGCCGGCCCCTGCCGCTGCGCCTGTCGCGATCGAATCGGCCCCGCCGCCGCCGAAGCCCGTGCCCATCCAGAAGGTCAAGCCGAAGGTGCAGCCGCGCCCGACTCCGAAGCCCACGCCGACTCCGATGCCCGTCGCGCAAGCGCCGTCGCAGCACGAAATCAGCGCGCCCGAGCCGGCTCCGCCCGCGCCGCCGGCACCTGCTGCACCCGCGCCGGCCGCTCCCGCGGCGAAAACGGTGATGTCGATCACCGCGCCCAAGGACGCGTCGCATCTGAACTGCAGCATCGTCGAGCCGACTTATCCGGCGATGTCGCGCCGCCGCGGCGAAACGGGCCGCGCGGTCGTGCAGTTCATTCTGTCGGCGTCGGGCCGGATCGAAAACATCGAACTGAAGAAGAGCAGCGGCTCCGATCGCCTGGATCAGGCCGCGCTCGACGCGATTCGCTCCAGCTCGTGCAAACCGTATCTGGTGGACGGCGAGCCGACTCGCGTGCCCGCCGTCCAGCCGTTCGACTTCAGCCTGAACAATTGACCTTGATCAGCTGACCAGAATTTCAAAGAAAAAGGAATTGCCATGCAGAACTACGGTATTGCCCACGTCTGGGCACAAGGGGATTTCGTCACACGCGGCATCGCGGTGGCGTTGCTGATCATGTCGGTGCTGTCGTGGAGCGTGATCGTCGTCAAGAGCTGGAACGTGATGCGCCTGAACCGCCTGACGAAGAACGCCGAAAAGGCATTCTGGCATTCGGACGATTTCGCCGACGGCATGAAGAAGCTCGGCCGCGACACGTCGTCGCCGGCTGAGAACCCGTTCCTCGCGCTCGCGCTGTCGGGCCAGGAAGCCGCTGATCACCATCATCAGACGCAGCCGCATCTGCACGACCGTATGGACGTGTCGGACTGGGTCACGCGCTGCCTGAAAGACACGATGGACGAAAGCGTCGCGCGTATGCAGAGCGGCCTTGCGGTGCTGGCGTCGATCGGCAGCACGGCGCCGTTCGTCGGCCTGTTCGGCACGGTGTGGGGTATTTATCACGCGCTGCTGTCGATCGGCGCAGCGGGTCAATCATCGATCGATCAGGTCGCCGGCCCGGTCGGCGAAGCGCTCATCATGACGGCCTTCGGTCTGTTCGTCGCAATTCCCGCCGTGCTCGGCTACAACGCGCTGACGCGTGCCAACAAGGGCATCGTCAGCAAGCTGAGCCGCTTTGCACACGGCCTCCATGCGTTCTTCGTGACGGGCGCCCGCCTGTCGTCGTCGAAACGCGGGGACGGTCTTCGGCTCGCGACCCGCGCCAACTAAATAGCGAGACATAGCGATGGCAATGAGCCCTTTCGCCGGCGACGATGACGACGGCCTCATGAATGAAATCAACATGACGCCGCTCGTCGACGTCATGCTGGTTCTCCTGATCGTGTTCATGGTGACGATCCCCGTGATCCGCCATGCGGTGAAGATCGATCTGCCGCACGCGAGTAGCCAGAAGGAAGACACGAAACCCGCGCAGGTGACGATTGCGATCGACGCCGACGGCAACCTGATGTGGGACGAACAGAAGATCTCCGACGACATGCTACAGGCGAAGATCGCCGCTGCTGCGCAGCAGGAGCCGCAACCGGAACTGCATCTGAGCGCGGACCGCAAGGTCGCGTATGAAAAAGTCGCGCAGGTGATGTCGGCGGCCCAGGCGGGCGGCCTGACGAAGATCGGTTTCGTCACGGAACCGAAGGCCAAGTAAACGCGCCGCCCTCTTCCGTTCGAACCAAAGCCCTGTTTTTCGAGGGCTAAAAGTAAAAGGCCTTCATCGTCGGATGAAGGCCTTTTTTCATGCGCACTCGGCGCCTTCGGGCGGTGGGATCATTTACCATTGCTTGTGCTTTGGACCTGATCACCACATGCGAAAGCCGTGGTCGACACGGACAACGCTGTCAGCCCTATCAGGCTCGCTATCAAAGCGGCCGTGATTTTTCGCATAGGACACTCCTTAGCGAAGGGATTTCAATATAAGCCCGTGGGCTTTTCCATTCAAGCCCGCGGCCATTGAAAGTATCCATCGCCGGCCGCGCTTGCATGGCGAAAAGGTATTTCACTTCCTGCGTGTGCGTGAAAGTACGCGCCTGGCGGGTCATGCAACAGCCGCTTTCAGCCGCAGATTTTTCGCGTCGCGCTCCGGGCATTCCTGCTGAATATGCTTGCCGACGTCGGGATCGAGCATCTCGACGAGATAGTCGACGAAGGTCCGCACGGCGGGCACCATGCCCTGTCGCGACAGAAAGACGGCGTACAGCTGCGGTGACGGCAGCGTCCATCCCGCCATCACGGGCGACAGGCGGCCACTGCGCAGCGCAGCGCCGTACATCATTTCCGGCAGCGCCGCGATGCCGACGCCCGCGAGCGCCGCTTCCAGGATCATCATCAGGTCGGCGGTGACGAGGCGCGGCTCATGGTCGTGCGCGTGGCGCGTGCCGTCGGGTGCGATCAGGTTGTAGACGTGGCGGCCGTCGCCTGTGGGCGTATCGAGCGTTTCGAAGCGCTTCAGGTCCGCGGGCTCGAGGGGCGGCGCGTTCTGGCTCAGGAGGCTCGGCGCGCCGACCAGCATCTGCTGCGTGCGCCACAACGGCCGCACGACGATATTCGCGTTTTCGGGCGGCTCCGAGCGCACGCGCAGCGCGACGTCGATCGAATCCTCGAACAGATCGACCACGCGATTCGTCACGCGCATCACGACCCGCACTTCCGGAAAACGGTGCATGAACTCCGGCATGATCTGCGACATGATGGTCTGCGAGATCGTCACGGGGACGCTCACGCGCACCGTGCCGCGCGGCGACGAGCGCAACTGCTGCACGACGTTGACGGCCGCCTGCGCCTCGGAGAGCATCGCCTGACAGTGCTGGTAGAACAGTTGCCCTGCTTCCGTCAGCGCGAGCTTGCGCGTCGAGCGCTGCAAGAGACGCACGCCCAGCGACGCCTCCAGCTCCGTCAGCCGGCGCGACAGGCGCGACTTCGAAATGCCGAGCACGCGCTCAGCGGCGGAGAACCCACCGTGCTCGACGACCTGCGAAAAGTACATCAGGTCATTCAGGTTATGCGAATCGATCTTCATGTCATCGTTTCACTAGCAGAACAATCCATTGCGATAGACGGCCTATCACGGCCCAAAACGGTCCATATAATAGCCCTATGTTTCAGAAATAACGCTATTCCCCAATTTTCGAGGTGATTTTGATGAGCGCGACCCGCACGATCGAACGCACGTATCCTTCCGTACGCACGGTTGAAGGCGGCGGTTTCGTCGTCCACCGCCCGTTTCCGACCCGCATGCTGATGGATTTCGACCCGTTTCTGCTGCTCGACGAAATGGGTCCCATCGACTACGCGCCCGGCGAGGCCAAAGGCGCGCCAGATCATCCGCATCGCGGCTTCGAGACGGTCACGTACGTGCTCGAAGGGCAGTTTGGTCACAAGGATTCGGCGGGCCACTCGGGCACGCTGCGCGCGGGCGATGTGCAATGGATGACGGCGGGCGCGGGTGTCGTGCATAGCGAAATGCCCGATCCTTCTTTCATCGCGACAGGCGGCCGCGTGCATGGCCTGCAGCTGTGGGTGAACTTGCCCAAGCGCGACAAGATGATCGCGCCGCGTTATCAGGAAATGCCGTCGGCTGGGATTCCCGTCGCGACGTCCGCCGACGGCAAGGTGCGCGTGAAAGTGATTGCCGGCGAGGCGCTCGGCGTGAAGGCCGCGATCGAAACGCGCACGCCGATCCTCTATCAGCATTTCACGCTGCAGCCTGGCGCGCAGCTGGTGCATCCCGTGCCGCGCGACTATCGCGTGTTCGCTTACGGGCTGTCGGGAAAAGGCCTGTATAGCGACGAGCGGCTCGAAATCGACGCGCAGCAGATGATCGTGTTCGACAACGACGGCGACACCGTGACGATCGCCGCCGGCACTGAACCGCTCGACGTGCTGCTGTTCGGCGGCGTGCCGCTGAACGAGCCTGTCGTCCGTTACGGCCCGTTCGTGATGAATACGGAAGACGAAATCCGTCAGGCTGTCATCGACTATCAGGCCGGCCGCATGGGACAGATCACGCACTAGTCGTCCATACGGCTTTTCGCGGCAGGCACTCAACCGCGAATCGCAGAAAATTCGTTCACAATAGCGGTTCGAGCCGCGCGCCGCGTCATGCGTCGCGCGGCGCTATTGTTCCAATTGAACGTTCCAACTCAACGTCCCGCACAGGAGCGCGCATGGCAGACACGAAGGTCACGGCACACATCGGCTCGACGGATTTCCAGGTGCTGTTCGACGATGGCACACACACATGGCTCGCCGACGAGCCCGAGTCGCTGGGCGGCGGCGATCGTGGCCCGACGCCGAACTCCCTGCTGCTGTCGAGCCTCGGCGCATGCACGTCGATTACGCTGAAGATGTACGCGCAGCGTAAAGGCTGGCCGCTCGAAGAAGTGCGCGTGACACTGTCGATGCAAAAAGAAGGCGACGGCACGGCGATCGACCGCCAGATCGTCCTGACGGGCAATCTGTCGGACGAACAGCAGGAACGACTCCTGCAAATAGCCAATGCATGTCCCGTGCATAAGATCCTGAGCAATCCGATCTCGATCCGCACGGGCCTGGCCGTTGCGTGACATTGCGTGAATATTGAGCTTTAAGAGGAAGCTGTCGTCTTGAACTTCGAACATCTCATTCAGATCAACGATCCGCTCAACCCGCTCGTCGAATCGCTGACGCGCGAACAGCTGTGGGAAGGGCTCGTGCTGCGCGCGGAGCAGCCGCAGCTGTTCGTGATGGGCCTCGACAGCTGCGCGATCCTGTCGCGCACGGAAAGCACCATGGAGCGCGAGCTGCACTACGGTCATGCAACCGTGCGCGATCACGTCACGCTCACGCCGCAAAAAAGCGTGCGCTACGACATCAGCGCGACGGCCGATTACGTCGGCGGCTCGCTGACGATGACCATCGAGCAGCCCGACGAGTTGCAACTCTTCCTGCGCTTCGAGTACAGGACGAGCCTGCCGTCCGCCGACGAAAACGTCGACCCGGACGCGCATCAAACGGAAGAGATCGTGAAATCGGCCTATCGCGAGTCGGACATCGATACAGTCCGCCTGATCCGCCAGTACGTCAGCGCGCGCAATACGCCTGACCAGTTGCACTAAATCCCGCGCGCCGCCAAAGCCTTCAGGCGGCGCAAAATCCCCTCGCCTATCGAAACGTCAAACCGATTAATTTGGAAACCTTGTAAATGGGAATGGTTATCATTTAGAATCAATCTAACGAATCGACGAATACCAACGGCAAGCATGACGAACATGACACGCTCTTCCACGCTTAGCCTGCGCCGCCCCGCGGCAGCGGCACTGACGACCAGTCGTCCCGCCAAATCCGTGACGACGGCGCCTGCGGAACGCCATGCGGCCAACGGCAATGACGCAGCGCCGGCTGCGGCAGAAACATCCGAGCGCGTGCTGCGCAGCGATGCGCTGCTTCAGGGCCGCAGCCATGTGAGCATCATGCACAACGGTGAGACGTATCAGTTGCGCGCAACGCGACTGGGCAAACTGATTCTGACGAAGTAACGAATGCCGCAGTAAAGATTGTTTTAGTACAGGGTATTGTGGGGACCACCTCCCAGAGAGGTGTTGGGCACTAGCCAGCCACGACGGCTTGCACGCGAGATCTAGACCCCTTCGTGCAGACACCAAGCCAGCCGTCGAAGCAAGCCAGGCCGCTTTTTTTGGTTCTCACCGCGACGTGTGCGCTTATGAATCGCGCAACGTTTATGAACGACAGAAGCGAAGCCGTGCAGATGACAACATCTGCACGGCTTTTGTCTTTTGCGGTCCGCGCGGAACCGTCAGTGCAATTCGAGCGTGGCAATGCCCGCGCGTGCAATCGCCGTATCCTGCTCCGATTTCACGCCCGACACGCCGATCGCGCCCACCGTCTCGCCTTCCACGACGATAGGCACGCCGCCTTCCACGAACGCGGCGAGCGGCGCACTCAGAAACGCGATGCGCCCCTGCTTGATGATGTCTTCGTAGACCTTGGTTTCGCGGCGCCCGAGCGCAGCCGTGCGCCCTTTCGCGGTCGCCATGTCGACCGTGCCGGGCGCCGCGCCATCCATTCGGTGGAGGTGAAGGAGATGACCGCCGTCGTCGAGAATCGCGATCGTCACGGTCCAGTGATTCGCCGCCGCATGCGCTTGCGCTGCGGCGGCCATCTTGCTGACGTCTTCGTCGGTCAATACGGGTTTGGTTCTCACAGGCGCCTCGCTCGGGTACGCGGCGCGCCGCCGATCAATGTGCCGGCCAGTACCAGAACATCAGCCACCACGCGCTATCGACGACGGCCAGTGCTGCCATGAACCATACCACCGACAGCGCGCGCTGGAAAACCCGCGCCGTGTAGCGGCGCGTCACGAGCCACGCGAGCCACGCGCTCCACGCATTCGCGATCACGAGAATCGCGATGCGCACGTCCGACGCCCAGTCGAGCGGCACGTGCTCGGCCTTCAGCAGCGACAACGTCGTCGCCGACAGGCCGAGGAACACGCCCGTGCCCGCAATCGGAATCAGCGCTTGCGCAAGATGATGCAGGCGCGTCATGTCGAAGCGTCCCAGCGTGCGCGTCGCGCCCGCCAGCAACGCGAGCAGCACCGTGCCGTAGACCACGCCCGTCGCGAGGATGTAGGCGATGATCATCGTGCCGTCGAGCCACGAGAACACGTCGTTCTGTTCCGGATAATGCGTGAACAGGAACCACGGCGCGTTCGTGTCGAGCGGCCACATGATGTCGTTATCGACGAGCCATGTCGCGAGCGACTGCTTGATGTCGATGAACCACGGCGAGCCCGTCCAGTGAAAGGCGCCGATTGCGATGCCGAGCAGGCCGTAGAGGATCAGCGCGGTGTCCCAGGCGCTCGCCTGCTTGTCGCCGAGGTTCACCACTTCCGTCGACGGCTTGCGCCACGTCAACTTGATCGCGTCACGATGCCCGCTGCAGCGGCCGCACATATGGCAGGCAGAGGCGCCCTCCATCTTGCGCAACGGCACGAGCGGCGCGCAATTGATTGGGATCACGCGGTGACCGTGTTCGCCTTCCTTGTACGACCGGCGCCACGCGTCTTCGTCGACTTTGTAGTGGAACGGCGCGAGGCGCGCCAAAAGCGAAAAAACCCCGTTGACGGGGCACAGGTATTTACACCAGACGCGCTTCTCTCGACCGTATAGCAACCCGATGATCATCGCGGCAAAGGTCGATCCGCCTAACACCAGCAAGACCGCTTTTGGATACTGATAGACGCTGACCATCTGGCCGTAGATCGTCGTCAAACCGAAGGCGACGAAAGGCCAACCGCCCCAGCGCATCCAGCGCGGGATCGCCCAGCCTCGTCCGTATTTGCTCGCGAACTCCGCGAGCGCGCCTTCGGGACACAGCACGCCGCACCAGACGCGTCCGAGCATCACCATCGACAGCAGCACGAACGGCCACCAGATGCCCCAGAAAACGAACTGCGCCGCGAGCGTCAGGTTGTTCCATAGATGCGCGGTGTCGCCCGGCAGTTCGGTGAACGCGGGCACGAGAATCAGGAAAGCGTAGACGGCAACGACGACCCACTGAATACCGCGGATGGCAGCGCCGTGGCGCTGCATCCAGTTGCCGGCTTCTGCAAGCCGGCTGCGGCGATTTGCGACTGCCGTCGTCATGCCGCGCGCCCTGCCGTCTGTTGCGCGGGAACGCGCTTCGAACGGCGGATCAGATACCACACGACGACCCAGTACAGCGCGTACGTGATCAGGTTCATCAACGCGGGATGCGCGCGATAACCCGTCAGCGTCGCGACCAGCGAGCCGAACGTGCTGGAGTCGTCGAGAATCATCGACGTGTTCCATATGCGGTCAGCGATGGTCGGCAGGATTTCCTTGTCGATCAGCTTGTCGACGCCCGTCTGGAACAGACCAGCGCCGAGGAACAGCAGCATGATTTCCGTGACGCGGAAGAACAGCCGCCACGAGAAGATCTTGCCGCCCAGTTGCAGCAGGTAGAACGTGACGAATGCGAGACCGAGGCCCAGCAGCACAGCAAGAATCTGGTCCATGCCGACGTGGCCCGACTGGCCGAAGCCGAGGCCGTACAGAAAGATCACCGTCTCGCTGCCCTCGCGTGCGATCGCCAGCGCCACGAGCACGGCAACGCCCCACCAGTTCGCGCTCTGCGTGCTCTTCTTTAGCGACTGTTCCATGTCGCGTTTGAGCGTGCGCCCGTGCGACTTCATCCAGATCACCATCTGCACGATCAGCACGCAGGCGACCAGCACCATCGCGGTCTGGAAATAATCCTGCGCATCGCCCGACAGCACCTCGGTGAAGCCGACCAGCGCGGCGCCCAGGCCGATCGCGGCCAGAATGCCTGCTGCCACGCCCGCCCACAGATACGGCAGACCGTGACGCGCCTGTTCGTCGCCATTCTTCAGCCACGCGTACAGAATGCCGACGACGAGCAGCGCCTCGACGCTTTCTCGCCAAACGATGAACACTACCTGACCCATCGAAACCTCCAACCACTTCAGTGGACGCCGCGCGTCCGTGTTACGGCTCGTGCTGCCGCGACGTCATTTGGCGACGATCACGCCCTGCGCCTGCTGATGGAAATCATCAAAGAACTTGTAGGTGCCGGGATCGAGCGGAGCGATCACGACCACCGATTCGGCGCCCGGCGCCAGAACCTTTTCCTTGCGCAGTTCGACGCTTTCGAATTCCGCCGCGCCCTTACCCGTGTTCTTCACTTCGATCCGGATGCGCTTGCCCGCAGGCACTTCGATACGCGCCGGCGTCAGCTTGCCGTCCGTCATTTCGAGCTTGAACGTCACGGCTTCCTCGGCGGCGTGCGCCACGCCGAAGAACGATGCCGCCATCGCGAGAACGGCAAGCTTCTGATTGACTCTCATGCACCCTTCCTAAAAATGCGGCGCGCTCTCACGCGCCGCTCATTGCCGCTCGTCGCGGCATCAGGGATCGCGATGCGATCGATACCGATCAGTAACCGCCCTTCTTGCCGATGCCCGCAAACGTGAAGTCGTATTCGAGCGTGAACGGCTTGAACCACGGGCCCACGCCCGTTTCCTTGTCGACGTGACGGCCGAACGCCATGTGGCCTTCCTGCATCGGCGGTTCCACGATCAGCTTCAGGTGATACTTGCCCGGACCAGCGAGCTTGACGTTGTCGCCGTAGTGCGGACCGTCGTCGGCAACCATCGCCATCAGGTCGCCCTTCTGGTCGTAGCTCGAACCCGGCTTCGTCAGTTCGTAGTGAACTTGCAGATAAGGCATCCAGTCGCCTTCTGCGAAGCCAGTCGGATTCTTCTTGACTGCATGGATGTCGGCCTCCAGATGCACGTCGGAATCCGACGCCTTGCGCATCATGCCTTCCGGGTCCATCGTGATCGGTTGCAGATAGACGGCGCCAACTTCCATCCCGCCGCGGATCTGCTGCTTGCCGATCGGATATTCAGCGGCCGACGCCGACATCGCGGCAACGGCAGCGAGGGCAGCTACTCCGCCGCTCAAGATTGACGAAACGCGCATTGAAACTCCTTTGGTTTTTTTAGACTGAAGCAACGAAAAGCCGAACTCGGAAAGGCGCGTTGAAGAGGTCTCGCAAGCGCGTGGTCTTCACGTCTTTCGCGAATTGTCCGATGCGCCAACGCAAGTGCGAAAGCAGTAACGAACGGTAATGCGAACCATTCTCAATACTTGAACCAGTTTATCACTGTTCGGAGGGAGAAACAAATGCGAAAGCGTCGAAAGCCTTGCTGCGACAGGGTCTTACGCGAAGCTTAAGCGCAGTTTTCGTGGTGTTTGCGGCAAGGCGCTCCGATGGCATTGCGGCTGAACAGCGAGTGAGACATGGCGCGACGTGCGCGGCGGCAAAGCGCCGCGCCTCGTAGCCTTTCCGCAACGACGGAAACGTAGACGGAAGCTAGTCCGTGCCCGTCAGATGATCGCCGACATTCGCGCCGAACACCCGCTCGCGCAGCAACGCAAGTTGGTCGCGCATCTGAGCCGCTTTTTCGAATTCGAGATTTTTCGCGTGCTCCATCATCTGCTTCTCAAGCCGCTTGATCTCCTTGGAGATCTGCTTTTCGGACATGTCTTCGAACTTCGCACGAACCTGCTGCTCCTTCAGCTCGGCGCGCGCTTCGTCGACGTTGTAGACGCCGTCGATAATGTCCTTGATCCGCTTCACCACGCCGCGCGGCACGATGCCCCGCTCCGTGTTGAACGCGATCTGCTTCGCGCGCCGCCGCTCGGTTTCGTCGATCGCGCGCTTCATTGAATCCGTAGTCTTGTCCGCGTAGAGAATCGCCTTGCCGTTTACGTTACGCGCGGCCCGGCCGATGGTCTGGATCAGTGAGCGCTCGGCGCGCAGGAAACCTTCCTTATCGGCATCGAGAATCGCGACGAGCGACACTTCGGGAATGTCCAGCCCTTCGCGCAGCAAGTTGATCCCGACCAGCACGTCGAAGGTGCCCAGGCGCAGGTCACGAATGATTTCGACGCGCTCGACAGTGTCGATGTCGCTGTGCAGATAGCGCACCTTCACGCCGTGATCGGCGAGAAACTCCGTCAGTTGCTCGGCCATGCGCTTGGTCAGCACCGTAACGAGCACGCGGTCGCCGGCCTTCACGCGCTCGTTGATCTCGGCCAGCACGTCGTCGACCTGCGTGCGCGCCGGTCGCACCTCGATTTCCGGATCGACGAGGCCTGTTGGGCGCACGACCTGCTCGGCCACCTGCCCCGCCGTCTTCTTCTCGTAGTCGGCGGGCGTCGCCGACACGAACACGACCTGGCGCATCTTGCGCTCGAACTCGTTGAACTTGAGCGGCCGGTTGTCGAGCGCGGACGGCAGCCGGAATCCGTAGTCGACGAGATTTTCCTTGCGCGCGCGGTCGCCGTTGTACATGCCGTTCAACTGGCCGATCAGCACGTGCGATTCGTCGAGGAACATCATCGCGTCGGCGGGCAGATAGTCGACCAGCGTCGGCGGCGGCTCGCCGGGCGCGGCGCCCGAGAAATGCCGCGAGTAGTTCTCGATGCCCTTGCAGAAACCCAGTTCCTGCAACATTTCCAGATCGAAGCGCGTGCGCTGCTCAAGCCGTTGCGCTTCGACGAGCTTGCCATCGCCGTAGAAGAATTCGAGCCGGTCGCGTAGCTCGGACTTGATCGTCTCGACGGCGCGCATGACCGTCTCACGCGGCGTCACATAGTGCGACGACGGATAGACAGTGAAACGCGGAATCTTCTGACGCACGCGGCCCGTGAGCGGATCGAAGAGCTGCAACGTATCGATTTCGTCGTCGAACAACTCGACGCGCACCGCCATTTCCGCATGCTCGGCGGGGAAAATATCGATCGTGTCACCGCGCACGCGGAATGAACCGCGCGCGAAGTCGGCTTCATTGCGGTTGTACTGCATCGCGATCAGACGCGCGATGATGTCGCGCTGCCCCATCTTGTCGCCCGTACGCAGCGTCAGAATCATCTGGTGATATTCCGACGGGTTCCCGATACCGTAGATCGCCGATACGGTTGCGACGATCACGACGTCGCGCCGTTCCATCAGGCTCTTGGTCGCGGACAGACGCATCTGCTCGATGTGCTCGTTGATCGACGAGTCCTTTTCGATGAACAGATCGCGCTGCGGAACGTACGCTTCCGGCTGGTAATAGTCGTAGTACGAGACGAAGTATTCGACGGCGTTGCGCGGAAAAAACTCGCGAAACTCAGAGTACAGCTGCGCGGCGAGCGTCTTGTTCGGCGCGAAGACGATGGCCGGCCGGCCCAGCCGCGCGATCGTGTTCGCCATCGTGTAGGTCTTGCCGGAGCCCGTCACGCCGAGCAGCGTCTGGAACGACAGACCGTCCTCGACGCCTTCGACGAGCGTGTCGATGGCCGTCGGCTGGTCGCCTGCGGGCGGATACGGTTGATAGAGCCGGAACGGGGAGCCCTCGAACGTCACGAATTTGGATTCGTCGAGAGCGTCGTGGACTTCACTCAGATGATGTTCGGACATGGAAGCGGCACCTCGGCCGGGAGCAAACGACTATTCTAGCGTTTTGCGAACAGGCGGGCTGACGCCTCGCCGGACGCCCAGGACGCAGCCGGCGCACGTCCGCTGTTGCGCCCGGATTGATGCGAACGCGGCATGAAAACATCGCCAGATCGCTGTTTTCATTGCAAATTAATCCGCTCGCGGGCCGCGCCGATGTCA includes these proteins:
- a CDS encoding (2Fe-2S)-binding protein, yielding MIVCVCKSVSDRKIRATIAEGVDSFDELQFELGVAMCCGKCEESVRDVMAQSGVCASRCGVEHHTQTAPLTFYERKAA
- a CDS encoding ExbD/TolR family protein, which translates into the protein MAMSPFAGDDDDGLMNEINMTPLVDVMLVLLIVFMVTIPVIRHAVKIDLPHASSQKEDTKPAQVTIAIDADGNLMWDEQKISDDMLQAKIAAAAQQEPQPELHLSADRKVAYEKVAQVMSAAQAGGLTKIGFVTEPKAK
- the murI gene encoding glutamate racemase; amino-acid sequence: MTASSPASATSASIPPLTSLDPRAPVGIFDSGLGGLSVLRAVRSQLPDEALIYVADSLYAPYGERDDDFIADRTLAIGEWLVAQGAKALVVACNTATAQSIALVREKLPIQLIGVEPGVKPAALQSKSRVAGVLATRVTLRSARFQGLLERYASDCRFLCQPGHGLVEAVERCDIGSPELRALIESYLQPMLDAGADTLVLGCTHYPFLDAAIRDIAGDRLTLIDTSVAIARQLERVLDQQGLRSPARDAVPQPRFCSTSDGAHLKQLAATLLDIDAPVERVHIPSRRTITPDSHAA
- a CDS encoding OsmC family protein, translated to MADTKVTAHIGSTDFQVLFDDGTHTWLADEPESLGGGDRGPTPNSLLLSSLGACTSITLKMYAQRKGWPLEEVRVTLSMQKEGDGTAIDRQIVLTGNLSDEQQERLLQIANACPVHKILSNPISIRTGLAVA
- a CDS encoding energy transducer TonB; the protein is MQATPSLPTGFAPDASARINPRIATVTGIVIGLHVIALAIAFTVRTVTPLPVETPRTITAELLPPPAPAAAPVAIESAPPPPKPVPIQKVKPKVQPRPTPKPTPTPMPVAQAPSQHEISAPEPAPPAPPAPAAPAPAAPAAKTVMSITAPKDASHLNCSIVEPTYPAMSRRRGETGRAVVQFILSASGRIENIELKKSSGSDRLDQAALDAIRSSSCKPYLVDGEPTRVPAVQPFDFSLNN
- a CDS encoding LysR family transcriptional regulator, with the translated sequence MKIDSHNLNDLMYFSQVVEHGGFSAAERVLGISKSRLSRRLTELEASLGVRLLQRSTRKLALTEAGQLFYQHCQAMLSEAQAAVNVVQQLRSSPRGTVRVSVPVTISQTIMSQIMPEFMHRFPEVRVVMRVTNRVVDLFEDSIDVALRVRSEPPENANIVVRPLWRTQQMLVGAPSLLSQNAPPLEPADLKRFETLDTPTGDGRHVYNLIAPDGTRHAHDHEPRLVTADLMMILEAALAGVGIAALPEMMYGAALRSGRLSPVMAGWTLPSPQLYAVFLSRQGMVPAVRTFVDYLVEMLDPDVGKHIQQECPERDAKNLRLKAAVA
- a CDS encoding pirin family protein, coding for MSATRTIERTYPSVRTVEGGGFVVHRPFPTRMLMDFDPFLLLDEMGPIDYAPGEAKGAPDHPHRGFETVTYVLEGQFGHKDSAGHSGTLRAGDVQWMTAGAGVVHSEMPDPSFIATGGRVHGLQLWVNLPKRDKMIAPRYQEMPSAGIPVATSADGKVRVKVIAGEALGVKAAIETRTPILYQHFTLQPGAQLVHPVPRDYRVFAYGLSGKGLYSDERLEIDAQQMIVFDNDGDTVTIAAGTEPLDVLLFGGVPLNEPVVRYGPFVMNTEDEIRQAVIDYQAGRMGQITH
- a CDS encoding MotA/TolQ/ExbB proton channel family protein translates to MQNYGIAHVWAQGDFVTRGIAVALLIMSVLSWSVIVVKSWNVMRLNRLTKNAEKAFWHSDDFADGMKKLGRDTSSPAENPFLALALSGQEAADHHHQTQPHLHDRMDVSDWVTRCLKDTMDESVARMQSGLAVLASIGSTAPFVGLFGTVWGIYHALLSIGAAGQSSIDQVAGPVGEALIMTAFGLFVAIPAVLGYNALTRANKGIVSKLSRFAHGLHAFFVTGARLSSSKRGDGLRLATRAN